One Actinomycetota bacterium DNA segment encodes these proteins:
- the aroA gene encoding 3-phosphoshikimate 1-carboxyvinyltransferase: MIFGSARPLRGEVVVPPDKSLSHRAAILGALAHGRTTAAPFLRAGDCLSTLTCLRRLGVEVRLSGERLEVEGKGPEAWKPPQGVLDAGNSATTMRLLAGALAGRPFRCEIDGDASLRRRPMSRIIEPLGRMGARIVGMGEGGRPPLAIEGGNLRGIEHHMEVDSAQVKSALLLAGLQAEGETRILGGRSSRDHTERMLLLMGADLSFEGEEALVIRRSELAGGEIEVPGDISSASFLIAAALLVPGSRLRLKDVGLNPTRAGFLSVVNSMGALVVESGYREVSNEPRGDLEVGSTALSGVEVEGRRIPALIDEVPLLAVMGCRARGETVVMGAEELRVKESDRIAAICGELRKMRADIEELPDGFVVAGPVELRGARVDSHGDHRIAMALAVAALVAEGETVISGWECTDISFPGFAVLLRELAS, from the coding sequence ATGATCTTCGGCAGCGCGAGGCCCCTGCGGGGCGAGGTGGTGGTGCCGCCGGACAAGTCCCTTTCCCACCGTGCCGCAATCCTGGGGGCCCTGGCCCACGGGCGCACCACCGCCGCTCCCTTCCTGCGGGCCGGTGACTGCCTGAGCACCCTTACGTGCCTGCGCAGGCTGGGGGTGGAGGTGCGTCTGTCGGGGGAGCGCCTGGAGGTGGAAGGGAAGGGGCCCGAGGCGTGGAAGCCGCCGCAAGGGGTCCTTGATGCCGGCAACTCGGCGACAACCATGCGCCTGCTGGCGGGAGCCCTGGCGGGGAGGCCCTTCCGCTGCGAGATCGACGGCGACGCCTCCCTGCGCAGGCGCCCCATGAGCCGCATCATCGAGCCCCTGGGCCGCATGGGTGCGCGCATCGTGGGGATGGGGGAGGGGGGACGCCCCCCGCTCGCCATCGAGGGCGGAAACCTGCGGGGTATAGAACACCACATGGAGGTGGACAGCGCCCAGGTGAAGTCGGCGCTGCTCCTGGCGGGGCTGCAGGCGGAGGGGGAGACGCGCATCCTTGGGGGGCGCTCCTCGCGTGACCACACGGAGAGGATGCTCCTGCTCATGGGGGCCGACCTGTCCTTCGAGGGCGAGGAGGCCCTGGTGATAAGAAGATCGGAGCTCGCGGGCGGGGAGATTGAGGTGCCCGGCGACATATCCAGCGCCTCCTTCCTCATCGCCGCGGCCCTCCTGGTGCCGGGGTCGCGCCTGCGCCTCAAGGACGTGGGGCTCAATCCAACGCGGGCCGGGTTCCTCTCCGTGGTGAACTCCATGGGGGCCCTGGTCGTGGAATCCGGGTACCGGGAGGTGAGCAACGAGCCGCGGGGGGACCTGGAGGTGGGAAGCACCGCTTTGAGCGGCGTGGAGGTCGAGGGACGGCGCATCCCCGCCCTCATCGACGAGGTTCCCCTGCTCGCGGTCATGGGCTGCCGCGCGCGGGGGGAAACGGTGGTGATGGGAGCGGAGGAATTGCGGGTCAAGGAGAGCGACCGCATAGCAGCCATATGCGGGGAACTGCGCAAGATGAGAGCGGACATCGAGGAGTTGCCGGACGGGTTCGTGGTCGCGGGCCCGGTTGAGCTCAGGGGCGCGCGGGTGGATTCCCACGGGGACCACCGCATTGCCATGGCCCTGGCGGTGGCCGCGCTCGTCGCCGAGGGGGAGACGGTCATCTCCGGCTGGGAATGCACGGACATCTCCTTCCCCGGCTTCGCCGTTCTGTTGCGGGAACTGGCGTCCTAA
- a CDS encoding prephenate dehydrogenase/arogenate dehydrogenase family protein has protein sequence MADKYYERVGILGTGLIGGSMGMAIRAERLAESVTGYDADGRMLQEAMRRGAVQETAGSARELASLCDLVIVAVPVRAIPAVLSDIAGYLRPGTTVSDVGSVKTGIVEAARRVLPGHCHFVGGHPLAGSEQRGVEFADPALFRDAYYVLTPTGDCDAEAYSRLHALITSLGARVIAMEPGLHDHAVSVISHLPHVTAMGLMNLALLRAEKHPLLALAAGGFRDVTRIAASDPALWLDILMENRVAVGESLQEFIDALRRVRELLREGREEELLAWMERASSGRRNLAPALRESLAELFVLALPVEDRPGVISDVTLTVGEMGINIDDLELVHPLESGQGILRLTITGEQAARMASEALRNKGYRVTMGKALGEE, from the coding sequence GGCCATTCGCGCGGAAAGACTGGCCGAAAGCGTCACCGGCTACGATGCGGATGGACGCATGCTGCAGGAAGCCATGCGGCGCGGAGCCGTGCAGGAGACGGCGGGAAGCGCGCGGGAGCTCGCGTCCCTGTGCGACCTGGTGATAGTGGCGGTGCCGGTGCGCGCCATACCCGCGGTCCTCTCCGACATCGCCGGCTACCTGCGTCCCGGGACCACGGTGAGCGACGTGGGTTCGGTCAAGACGGGAATAGTGGAGGCGGCAAGGCGCGTGCTGCCCGGCCACTGCCACTTCGTCGGCGGGCACCCCCTTGCGGGTTCGGAGCAGAGGGGCGTGGAGTTCGCCGACCCCGCCCTCTTCCGGGACGCCTATTACGTGCTGACCCCGACCGGGGACTGCGACGCCGAGGCCTATTCCCGCCTGCACGCCCTCATAACGTCCCTGGGGGCGCGGGTCATCGCCATGGAGCCCGGCCTGCACGACCATGCCGTGTCGGTGATCAGCCACCTGCCCCATGTCACGGCCATGGGTCTCATGAACCTTGCCCTGCTGCGCGCCGAGAAGCATCCCCTGCTCGCCCTGGCGGCGGGAGGTTTCCGCGACGTGACCCGCATCGCGGCCTCCGACCCGGCCCTGTGGCTGGACATCCTCATGGAGAACCGCGTGGCGGTGGGCGAGTCCCTGCAGGAGTTCATCGACGCCCTGCGGCGGGTGCGGGAACTCTTGCGGGAAGGCCGGGAGGAGGAGCTTCTCGCCTGGATGGAGAGGGCCAGTTCGGGCAGGCGGAACCTGGCTCCCGCCCTGCGGGAATCCCTGGCCGAGCTCTTCGTCCTGGCGCTTCCGGTCGAGGACAGGCCGGGGGTGATCAGCGACGTCACCCTCACCGTGGGCGAGATGGGCATCAACATCGACGACCTCGAGCTCGTGCACCCCCTGGAAAGCGGCCAGGGCATCCTGCGCCTCACCATAACGGGGGAGCAGGCCGCCCGCATGGCGTCCGAAGCCCTGCGGAACAAGGGATACCGGGTGACCATGGGCAAGGCACTGGGAGAGGAATGA
- a CDS encoding DUF512 domain-containing protein yields MVEVRENSPCRGAVEEGDLLLAIAGRKPRDFIDCMEWGDAARVRLTLQRGGRDLVCEVRKEEGVPLGLVFDEPVFDGVMTCRNRCRFCFVDQMPPGLRPSLYVKDDDYRLSFYYGNFITLNNLGRGELRRIERLRLSPLYVSLHATDARLRSYLMGGNASRGLEALARLLRAGLEIHLQVVACPGINDGEALRRTCEEVLSRYTAASLGVVPVGLTRRAALTAPGMRTFDAGTAAALLEVVHGMQERALELHGRRIFHAADEFYLLAGEDFPEASAYEGYPQLENGVGMARKFLDEGLGGGTEGKGRTAGRGLITGEAGENVIRKLLERVSGGEAEVVAAQNLLFGGSVTVTSLLGGGDILSALRARRPSCHTLLIPENLLREGRFLDDMTLAEVEERSGYRLLPTAVNGRAFLEALTGR; encoded by the coding sequence GTGGTCGAGGTCAGGGAGAACAGCCCGTGCCGAGGCGCGGTGGAGGAGGGGGACCTCCTTCTGGCGATCGCGGGAAGGAAGCCCCGTGACTTCATCGACTGCATGGAATGGGGCGACGCAGCGCGAGTGCGGCTCACCCTGCAGCGAGGCGGGAGGGACCTGGTCTGCGAGGTGCGCAAGGAGGAGGGCGTGCCCCTGGGGTTGGTCTTCGACGAGCCCGTCTTCGACGGGGTGATGACCTGCCGTAACCGCTGCCGCTTCTGCTTCGTGGACCAGATGCCGCCGGGCCTGCGCCCCTCCCTCTACGTGAAGGACGACGACTACCGCCTCTCCTTCTACTACGGCAATTTCATCACCTTGAACAACCTTGGCCGGGGAGAATTGCGCAGGATCGAGCGCCTAAGGCTTTCTCCGCTCTACGTTTCCCTCCACGCGACGGATGCGCGTCTGCGCTCCTACCTCATGGGAGGGAACGCCAGCCGAGGACTGGAAGCCCTCGCGAGGCTGCTGCGCGCCGGCCTGGAGATCCACCTGCAGGTGGTGGCCTGCCCGGGGATAAACGACGGGGAGGCCCTGCGGCGGACTTGCGAGGAGGTGTTGTCGCGTTACACGGCCGCTTCCCTGGGGGTGGTTCCCGTGGGCCTCACGCGCCGGGCTGCGCTCACGGCGCCGGGGATGCGGACCTTTGACGCGGGCACGGCGGCTGCCCTGCTGGAGGTGGTGCACGGCATGCAGGAGAGAGCGCTGGAATTACATGGCAGGAGGATATTCCACGCCGCGGACGAGTTCTACCTCCTGGCGGGGGAGGATTTTCCGGAAGCGTCCGCCTACGAGGGATACCCGCAGCTGGAGAACGGGGTGGGGATGGCGAGGAAATTCCTGGACGAGGGTCTTGGCGGCGGCACGGAGGGGAAGGGTAGGACCGCGGGGCGCGGCCTCATCACGGGCGAGGCGGGGGAGAACGTCATAAGGAAATTACTGGAAAGAGTTTCAGGTGGAGAGGCGGAGGTGGTGGCGGCGCAGAACCTCCTCTTCGGGGGCTCGGTGACCGTCACTTCCCTGCTGGGAGGAGGGGACATCCTGTCCGCGCTGCGCGCGCGCCGACCTTCCTGTCATACGTTACTCATACCCGAGAACCTCTTGCGCGAGGGGCGCTTCCTGGACGACATGACCCTCGCTGAGGTGGAGGAGAGGTCCGGCTACCGCCTGCTCCCCACCGCGGTAAACGGGAGGGCCTTTCTGGAGGCGTTGACCGGTCGATGA
- a CDS encoding (d)CMP kinase: MRRQKVKAEEAVIAIDGPAGAGKSTVARELARNLRMAYLDTGAMYRALTLKALRAHMDLDDERGLAGMARATDIVNVYRPRARPPYRVCMDGEDVTSAIRSREVSAHVSRVSSHPAVRKEMVRKQRMLAGGGGVVAEGRDVGTVVFPRAHLKFFLTASTAERARRRYSEMKEEGYDVSLKTVQQEMVRRDHLDSTRRTNPLRRAPDALLVDTTGLSVAEVVGKLLALARDKIAW, translated from the coding sequence ATGCGACGGCAAAAGGTGAAGGCGGAGGAAGCCGTCATCGCCATAGATGGGCCGGCGGGGGCGGGGAAGAGCACGGTGGCGCGTGAGCTGGCCCGCAACCTGCGCATGGCTTACCTTGACACGGGGGCCATGTACCGGGCCCTGACCCTGAAGGCACTGCGCGCGCACATGGATCTGGACGACGAGAGGGGCCTGGCGGGGATGGCGAGGGCGACGGACATCGTGAACGTCTACCGCCCACGCGCCCGGCCTCCCTATCGCGTCTGCATGGACGGGGAGGACGTGACCTCCGCCATCCGTTCGCGTGAAGTATCAGCCCATGTTTCCAGAGTCTCGTCCCATCCCGCCGTGAGGAAGGAAATGGTAAGAAAACAGCGCATGCTTGCAGGCGGGGGCGGCGTGGTAGCGGAGGGCAGGGACGTGGGCACGGTGGTCTTTCCCCGCGCCCACCTCAAGTTCTTCCTCACCGCGTCCACGGCGGAGCGAGCGAGGCGGCGCTACAGTGAGATGAAAGAGGAGGGATACGACGTCTCGCTGAAAACGGTGCAGCAGGAGATGGTGCGCAGGGACCACCTCGACTCCACGCGGCGGACCAATCCCCTGCGCAGGGCTCCAGACGCGCTGCTCGTGGACACCACGGGGCTCTCTGTGGCAGAGGTGGTAGGGAAGCTGCTGGCCCTGGCGAGAGACAAGATCGCGTGGTGA